The following are encoded together in the Salvia hispanica cultivar TCC Black 2014 chromosome 6, UniMelb_Shisp_WGS_1.0, whole genome shotgun sequence genome:
- the LOC125197173 gene encoding uncharacterized protein LOC125197173, translating into MAASIFLFVSVYTLLLFLSWNFLQSVLSWYQFQSSSSLGAAFGVLSMVAVPATLVMWITVLVVLAFCGKPRKKLTAEIIGFVVKVLIKEGNLVAAVCAVLGYFAHRGNAFNQH; encoded by the coding sequence ATGGCGGCCTCTATTTTCCTCTTCGTCTCCGTGTACACGCTCCTTCTCTTCCTCTCATGGAATTTCCTCCAATCCGTCCTCTCCTGGTACCAATTCCAGTCGTCGTCGTCGCTCGGGGCGGCTTTCGGCGTCCTGTCGATGGTGGCGGTGCCGGCTACGCTGGTGATGTGGATAACCGTGCTGGTGGTGCTAGCCTTCTGCGGTAAGCCGAGGAAGAAATTGACGGCGGAGATCATCGGCTTTGTGGTTAAGGTGCTGATCAAGGAAGGGAATCTCGTCGCTGCTGTTTGTGCTGTGCTTGGATATTTTGCTCATAGGGGAAATGCTTTCAATCAACattga
- the LOC125196763 gene encoding signal peptide peptidase-like 3, with translation MAAAFQRSLSLAVALQLGILLLILSSIAFGDDVSRAAPDDEPAACGNDFRLVKVKRWVDGVEKEAIGGLTADFGSALPAHAEEGHRFSAVFADPLNGCSLSSSNVSGSIALTVRGDCIFTTKAKVAQAGQAAALIVINDEEGLVQMACGNDTTLNISIPVITISKSGGDELKKSMANGRKVELLLYSPDRPILDYSVIFLWLMAVGTVVSASLWSEITGSKQTDEHYNELSPQGSGSAADKDDEEKEIFHINAKSAIVFVITASTFLLLLYFFMSSWFIWFLIVLFCIGGIEGMHNCIVSLVLSKFRGSEQKKMNLPLLGEVSIFSLAVLIFCVVFAVAWAATRKEPYSWIGQDILGICMMITVLQLAQLPNIKVATVLLCCAFVYDIFWVFLSPLIFQDSVMIAVAEGDKAGGESIPMLLRVPRIADPYYGYNMIGFGDILFPGLLVSFAFRFDKANKKGILNGYFLWLSIGYGVGLLFTYLALYLMDGHGQPALLYLVPCTLGTCVLLGWIRGETKHLWNYDTDDARESNEQIEPGELA, from the exons ATGGCTGCAGCATTTCAACGGTCTTTGAGTTTAGCTGTTGCATTACAATTGGGGATTCTTTTGTTGATCCTGTCATCAATTGCCTTCGGAGACGACGTTTCGCGCGCTGCCCCCGACGATGAACCCGCCGCCTGCGGTAACGACTTCCGATTG gTTAAGGTCAAAAGGTGGGTAGATGGTGTGGAGAAGGAGGCAATAGGTGGACTAACTGCCGATTTTGGGTCTGCATTGCCTGCTCATGCTGAAGAAGGCCACCGTTTCTCAGCTGTTTTTGCAGATCCTTTAAATGGCTGTTCACTCTCATCTTCTAAT GTATCAGGCTCTATCGCACTGACGGTACGTGGTGATTGCATCTTTACAACTAAGGCTAAAGTCGCTCAAGCCGGACAAGCAGCAGCATTGATAGTGATAAATGATGAGGAAG GCCTTGTGCAGATGGCTTGTGGGAATGATACTACTTTAAATATCAGCATTCCTGTTATTACAATCTCTAAGTCAGGAGGAGATGAACTAAAGAAATCCATGGCTAATGGGAGAAAAG TGGAACTTCTGTTATACTCCCCGGACCGGCCAATTTTAGACTACTCAGTGATATTCTTGTGGCTGATGGCTGTTGGGACGGTAGTTTCTGCATCACTTTGGTCGGAAATCACTGGATCAAAGCAAACTGATGAGCACTACAATGAATTGTCACCACAG GGATCTGGTTCTGCAGCAGACAAGGATGACGAAGAGAAGGAAATTTTCCACATTAATGCTAAAAGTGCTATAGTTTTTGTTATAACAGCGTCAACTTTTCTGCTACTGCTTTATTTCTTTATGTCATCATGGTTCATCTGGTTCCTGATCGTACTCTTCTGCATTGGAGGTATTGAg GGAATGCACAATTGTATTGTTTCATTGGTCTTGAG CAAATTTAGGGGTAGTGAGCAGAAGAAAATGAATCTGCCACTTCTAGGGGAAGTTTCCATCTTCTCTTTAGCTGTTCTGATCTTTTGTGTGGTGTTTGCTGTTGCCTGGGCTGCTACACGGAAGGAGCCCTACTCTTGGATTGGACAAGACATCCTT GGTATATGTATGATGATAACTGTCTTGCAATTGGCTCAGTTGCCAAACATAAAG GTTGCGACGGTACTTTTGTGTTGTGCATTTGTGTACgatattttttgggttttccTATCTCCACTTATATTCCAGGACAGTGTTATGATCGCA gTTGCTGAAGGTGATAAAGCCGGTGGAGAATCAATCCCCATGCTTCTGAGAGTTCCTCGAATTGCTGATCCATATTATGGTTACAACATGATAGGCTTTGGGGACATTCTATTCCCTGGTCTGCTAGTTTCCTTTGCTTTTAG ATTTGACAAAGCTAATAAGAAGGGGATCTTAAATGGGTACTTCCTTTGGTTGTCAATTGGCTATGGTGTTG GCCTGTTGTTTACATACTTAGCATTGTACTTGATGGACGGGCATGGCCAGCCAGCTCTTCTCTACCTAGTTCCATGTACACTGG GAACTTGTGTCTTGTTGGGTTGGATAAGAGGTGAGACAAAACATCTGTGGAACTACGACACAGATGATGCGAGAGAATCAAATGAACAAATTGAACCTGGAGAATTAGCTTAA
- the LOC125193341 gene encoding putative [ribosomal protein S18]-alanine N-acetyltransferase isoform X2 — MANCEIIELHRNSLNWAKIVEEIVRIEKKVFPKHESLAKSFEEEAKKRNGGLIYSLIGGQVAGYVMYSWPSSLYACITKLAVKENCRGKGHGEALLKAAIEKCKTRKIHRISLHVDPLRTAAMTLYKKLGFEVDSLVESYYSSGRDAYRMYLDFEMD; from the exons ATGGCGAACTGCGAGATAATTGAACTGCACAGGAATTCCCTCAATTGGGCGAAAATCGTGGAAGAAATTGTGAGAATAGAGAAAAAGGTGTTCCCAAAGCACGAATCGCTCGCCAAATCGTTCGAGGAAGAGGCGAAAAAGAGGAACGGCGGATTGATCTACTCCTTAATCGGCGGTCAAGTTGCCGGATACGTCATGTATTCCTGGCCATCTTCTCTCTATGCTTGCATCACAAAACTTGCAG TTAAAGAAAACTGTAGGGGGAAGGGTCATGGGGAAGCATTGCTGAAAGCAGCTATAGAGAAATGTAAAACTAGAAAAATCCACCGCATATCACTTCATGTAGATCCCTTGAGGACGGCTGCCATGACTCTCTACAAGAAGCTCGGGTTTGAGGTGGATAGTCTAGTAGAAAGCTACTACTCTTCGGGTAGGGATGCCTACAGAATGTATTTGGATTTTGAGATGGATTAG
- the LOC125193341 gene encoding L-methionine sulfoximine/L-methionine sulfone acetyltransferase isoform X1 has protein sequence MANCEIIELHRNSLNWAKIVEEIVRIEKKVFPKHESLAKSFEEEAKKRNGGLIYSLIGGQVAGYVMYSWPSSLYACITKLAVKENCRGKGHGEALLKAAIEKCKTRKIHRISLHVDPLRTAAMTLYKKLGFEVDSLVESYYSSVLPQDSLELASSSGKSQGFFLRISAFFKGICATEIAKNRM, from the exons ATGGCGAACTGCGAGATAATTGAACTGCACAGGAATTCCCTCAATTGGGCGAAAATCGTGGAAGAAATTGTGAGAATAGAGAAAAAGGTGTTCCCAAAGCACGAATCGCTCGCCAAATCGTTCGAGGAAGAGGCGAAAAAGAGGAACGGCGGATTGATCTACTCCTTAATCGGCGGTCAAGTTGCCGGATACGTCATGTATTCCTGGCCATCTTCTCTCTATGCTTGCATCACAAAACTTGCAG TTAAAGAAAACTGTAGGGGGAAGGGTCATGGGGAAGCATTGCTGAAAGCAGCTATAGAGAAATGTAAAACTAGAAAAATCCACCGCATATCACTTCATGTAGATCCCTTGAGGACGGCTGCCATGACTCTCTACAAGAAGCTCGGGTTTGAGGTGGATAGTCTAGTAGAAAGCTACTACTCTTCGG TGCTCCCGCAGGATTCACTGGAACTTGCAAGCTCGTCTGGCAAATCCCaaggattttttttaagaattagTGCATTTTTTAAGGGAATTTGTGCCACTGAGATAGCAAAGAATAGAATGTAA